A genomic region of Candidatus Neomarinimicrobiota bacterium contains the following coding sequences:
- a CDS encoding chorismate-binding protein: MDHGDKETRSNKMDLKSLWSGAMAENGSIAVWRCPREKSIHFLADLTESPAKGRIDLQKTEMGFIVSPFMNPEGNETLFLKADILAVTDENGNWNGNIGEPQSLGDAEKNTKISFHLNTRPDTEISGQKNHFINMVKKGITAIGEGEFDKVVSARTYDEPLPKNFDIIDQFNRMEKAYPDAFVSLVSIPSRGTWMGATPELLIESSADHFRTVSVAGTQPFPLDKDVSEAAWNQKEIEEQAMVSRYIIEQFKTIRLREFDETGPRSVRAGNMIHLKTEYIVDLNEVHFPELGTVMLNLLHPTSAVCGMPKFSALRFIAANEHLNREFYSGFLGPVNMDGISKLYVNLRCMQILRTRAVLYAGAGITHDSIPEKEWDETALKCQTLLGVMNGNSLPQRHGDTENTENIIEKIRESL; encoded by the coding sequence ATGGACCACGGAGACAAAGAGACACGGAGTAATAAAATGGATCTAAAATCGCTTTGGTCTGGGGCGATGGCCGAAAATGGATCTATTGCTGTTTGGCGGTGTCCACGGGAAAAGTCTATTCATTTTTTGGCTGATTTGACAGAATCACCCGCGAAAGGTCGAATTGATCTCCAGAAAACGGAAATGGGATTTATAGTTAGTCCATTTATGAATCCGGAAGGGAATGAGACGCTTTTTCTGAAAGCAGATATTCTTGCGGTTACGGATGAAAATGGAAATTGGAATGGTAATATTGGTGAACCACAGAGTCTCGGAGACGCGGAGAAGAATACAAAAATATCATTTCATTTGAATACACGGCCCGATACAGAAATTTCCGGACAAAAAAATCACTTTATTAACATGGTAAAAAAGGGGATAACTGCCATTGGTGAAGGTGAATTTGATAAGGTGGTTTCGGCTCGAACTTATGACGAACCATTGCCCAAAAATTTTGATATTATTGATCAATTTAATCGAATGGAAAAAGCATATCCTGATGCCTTTGTGAGCTTGGTTTCCATCCCCAGTCGTGGAACTTGGATGGGCGCCACACCTGAACTTTTGATTGAATCATCAGCGGACCATTTCCGAACGGTTTCTGTTGCTGGGACTCAACCCTTCCCCTTGGATAAAGATGTGTCTGAAGCGGCATGGAATCAAAAAGAAATTGAAGAACAGGCTATGGTGAGTCGCTACATTATTGAGCAATTTAAAACAATTCGATTACGGGAATTTGACGAAACAGGCCCACGGTCCGTTCGTGCCGGGAATATGATTCACTTGAAAACGGAATATATTGTTGATCTGAATGAAGTTCATTTCCCAGAATTAGGGACTGTGATGCTTAATCTACTTCATCCTACATCAGCCGTTTGTGGCATGCCGAAATTTTCAGCTTTGCGATTTATCGCCGCCAATGAACATTTGAATCGGGAATTTTACAGCGGATTTTTAGGTCCGGTAAATATGGATGGTATTTCAAAACTTTATGTGAATCTGCGTTGTATGCAAATTTTACGAACACGTGCAGTCCTTTATGCAGGCGCAGGAATTACACATGATTCTATTCCTGAAAAAGAATGGGACGAGACGGCGTTGAAATGTCAGACATTACTAGGTGTGATGAATGGAAATTCTTTACCACAGAGACACGGAGACACGGAGAACACAGAGAATATAATTGAAAAAATAAGAGAATCTCTTTGA
- a CDS encoding hotdog fold thioesterase, protein MEKKIALEKINEFGKNTMVDHLGIEITDIGSDYICGKMPVDERTVQPFGLLHGGASAALAETLGSIAGGIQVNRDTQTVVGIEINCNHLRSARDGWVYGKAMPIKLGRKIQVWNIEIKNEDEKMVAVSRLTLAVIDK, encoded by the coding sequence ATGGAAAAAAAAATAGCACTTGAAAAAATAAATGAATTTGGAAAGAATACGATGGTAGATCATCTGGGGATAGAAATTACGGATATTGGATCGGATTATATCTGTGGTAAAATGCCTGTAGATGAACGAACGGTCCAACCTTTTGGGTTGCTTCATGGTGGAGCTTCGGCTGCTTTGGCCGAAACATTAGGAAGCATCGCCGGGGGAATACAAGTGAATCGAGATACGCAAACCGTTGTGGGGATTGAAATCAATTGTAATCATTTACGAAGCGCCCGAGATGGATGGGTTTATGGGAAAGCGATGCCAATCAAACTGGGAAGGAAAATCCAAGTTTGGAATATTGAAATTAAAAATGAAGATGAAAAAATGGTGGCGGTGAGTCGATTGACTTTGGCAGTGATTGATAAATAA
- the ubiE gene encoding bifunctional demethylmenaquinone methyltransferase/2-methoxy-6-polyprenyl-1,4-benzoquinol methylase UbiE, producing the protein MNELKQKEYPSVGEMSDDQRIGIVKDIFASVTDKYDFLNRFLSGRRDVAWRKRTVQEMKFFSTNRFLDVATGTGDLALDCANTYPNVNVTGVDFVQEMVNNGLVKVDAQNLNNRVELKWGDATNIEFDDNSFDVTAIAFGIRNIPDKEKALSEMKRIIVPDGQVMVLELTTPEPGLWRNTYSFYLNGVLPKLAKWFTKNPAAYEYLADSIMNFPTRKEFLKLMESMGLKNCKAIPLTFGVCTLYIGQK; encoded by the coding sequence ATGAATGAATTAAAACAAAAAGAATATCCATCCGTTGGTGAAATGAGCGATGATCAGCGAATTGGAATTGTTAAAGATATTTTTGCATCTGTAACTGATAAATATGATTTTTTAAACCGGTTCTTATCTGGACGTCGGGATGTGGCTTGGCGAAAACGTACCGTTCAGGAAATGAAATTCTTTTCTACAAATCGCTTTTTAGATGTAGCCACGGGAACGGGTGATCTTGCCTTGGATTGTGCCAATACATATCCGAATGTTAATGTCACGGGGGTAGACTTCGTCCAAGAAATGGTCAATAATGGATTGGTAAAAGTAGATGCCCAAAATTTAAATAATCGTGTTGAATTAAAGTGGGGCGATGCTACAAATATCGAATTTGATGATAATTCTTTTGATGTGACCGCTATAGCATTCGGTATTCGAAATATTCCGGATAAAGAAAAAGCGTTATCTGAAATGAAAAGAATTATTGTTCCTGATGGACAAGTAATGGTTTTGGAGCTTACAACGCCCGAGCCTGGTCTATGGAGAAATACGTATAGTTTTTACTTGAATGGCGTTCTTCCCAAATTGGCGAAATGGTTTACAAAAAACCCTGCTGCTTATGAATATTTGGCCGATTCCATTATGAACTTTCCCACTCGTAAAGAATTCCTGAAACTAATGGAATCCATGGGATTGAAAAATTGTAAAGCCATTCCACTGACTTTTGGAGTTTGTACACTTTATATAGGTCAAAAATAA
- a CDS encoding TetR/AcrR family transcriptional regulator — MISSMNKFEQLPTEKQSRIVNASISEFAERDYETASMNTVVNQAGISKGSLFNYFKTKRVLYDHIYKLALGEVKSYLRKVRDETVNLPFEKRLSKIVDSGVEFIAEHPRLAKIYFRLIYSADSPNRQKIVSELQKLSNDYLGEIIQDAMDRNELNSNLNKRHAIFFMDSILNQFLKNYHEAKSYGNADQFNRDEWVMGITTLFTKGFSKTTKARRH; from the coding sequence ATGATTTCATCCATGAACAAATTTGAACAATTACCTACTGAGAAGCAATCGCGGATTGTGAATGCGTCCATTTCTGAATTTGCAGAACGGGATTATGAAACTGCATCCATGAATACGGTTGTTAATCAAGCGGGGATTTCCAAGGGATCACTCTTTAATTATTTTAAGACAAAGCGTGTCCTTTATGATCATATTTATAAATTGGCTTTGGGAGAAGTGAAATCCTATCTCCGAAAAGTGCGGGATGAAACGGTTAATCTTCCTTTTGAAAAACGTCTTTCAAAAATAGTGGATTCGGGGGTGGAATTCATTGCGGAACATCCACGGTTGGCCAAAATTTACTTTCGACTTATTTATTCGGCAGATTCTCCGAATCGTCAGAAAATAGTTTCGGAACTCCAAAAATTATCCAATGATTATTTAGGCGAAATTATTCAAGATGCAATGGATCGAAATGAATTGAACTCTAATTTAAATAAAAGACACGCAATCTTTTTTATGGATTCAATTTTGAATCAATTTTTAAAAAATTATCACGAAGCAAAATCCTATGGGAACGCTGACCAGTTTAATAGAGATGAGTGGGTGATGGGAATAACAACATTATTTACAAAAGGTTTTAGCAAAACCACGAAGGCGCGAAGACACTGA
- a CDS encoding DUF4340 domain-containing protein: MGKNMKWLLIALGVLVVLFGINQFQQSNLSSNSDKVFNLNQDDIFNFKISNGEEAISLSFNGESWSIDGNDTLVVKDNTVNSFFDKLLTVKRTSLVSNNQSKWDKFNVGDSTGIHLNLKDHNGESLGLLTIGKSNSEWASSNIRIGEEIEVYQTNDNITWQLNTSPTYWGEVPPLLKSDSTAVDSL, from the coding sequence ATGGGTAAGAACATGAAATGGCTTTTGATAGCATTGGGAGTGTTGGTGGTTCTTTTTGGGATTAACCAATTTCAACAAAGTAATCTTTCATCAAATAGTGACAAGGTTTTTAATCTTAATCAGGATGATATTTTTAATTTTAAAATTTCTAACGGAGAAGAAGCCATTTCACTTTCCTTTAATGGTGAAAGTTGGTCCATTGATGGGAACGATACATTGGTGGTGAAAGACAATACAGTAAATAGCTTTTTTGATAAATTATTAACGGTAAAAAGGACTTCATTGGTTTCAAATAATCAGTCCAAATGGGATAAGTTCAATGTAGGAGATTCAACTGGGATACATCTGAATCTAAAAGATCATAACGGCGAATCATTAGGCCTGCTTACCATTGGAAAATCAAATTCAGAATGGGCTTCCAGTAATATTCGAATTGGGGAAGAGATAGAAGTGTACCAGACTAATGACAATATTACATGGCAATTGAACACTTCCCCAACCTATTGGGGAGAAGTACCGCCACTGCTTAAATCGGATTCAACCGCGGTTGATTCGTTGTAA